Within the Gordonia westfalica genome, the region GGGCACGGACCGAGGACCTGCAGGACCTGATCGACAGCCTGAACACGTTGATGCAGACCTTCCACGCCAAGCAGGTCTCGCTCGACGGCCTCATCACCTCGATGGGTCTGCTGAGCAGCCAGTGGGCGGCGTCCAACCAGGACATCGCCGGCCCGGTCAACGATCTCAAGGTCGTCTTCGACCAGATCAACGACTTCGTCCTCGCCCACGGCAACGATGTCGGCGTCGTCGCGGAGAACCTGAAGGTCCTCGGTGACACCCTGGTCGACAACAAGGCCGGGCTCGCCGAGTTCATGGACCTCGCACCACTGATGATGCAGAACCTCTCGAGCACGATCGGTCCCGACCGCCGCGGCCGCATCCGCCTGAACGTCTCGACCACGCTCACTCAGTTCAAGACGCTCAAACCGCTGTGCGACCAGTTCCCGATGCCGCTGTGCACCGGCGCCGGACTCACCAACCCGATCTCGTTCCCGATCAGCGCATCCGACCCGCTGGGCATCGTCTCGGCGATCACCGGCGGCAAACTCCCCCCGAAGGGAGAGAACTGATGACTGTGCGCGCCAATCGAACCCGGATCGCGACCGCGGCGATCGCGGCGACCGTCGGCCTGTCCGGCTGCTCGGTCGGACTGCAGGACCTGCCGCTCGGTGCCGGTGGCCGCAACGCCTTCGACGTGACCGCCGAACTGGTCACCGCCGACGGCCTGGTGTCGGGCGCCGACGTCCGGCACGGGCAGCAGATCGTCGGACGCGTCACCGACATGCGCCTCGAGGAGCGGCATGCGGAGATCACCATGACGATCGCCGACGGTACCGACCTCCCCGCGAACACGACGCTGAACGTCGAACTACCGTCGGCGCTGGGAACCCCGTTCGTCCGCCTGTCGGAGCCCGAGGAGCCGGAGGGCCGGCTCACCGAGGGTTCGCATCTCGACCTCTCCGACACCGGCGTCGGCCCGCAGATCGAGAGCACCCTCGCCGCGCTGGGCAACATCCTCGGCGGCAGTGGCGTCAGCCAGCTCCAGTCGGTGATGTCGAGTCTCAACACCGCCTTCGAGAACCGCTCCGACAAGGTCGGCGACCTGATCGACACACTGAACCGGCTGCTCGCCCGGTCGTCGAAGTACACCGACGACTTCAACGCGGCCATGGCGGAGGCCGCGGATGTCAGCGAACTCCTCGTGGCGCAACAGCAGACCGTCGACGACTTCCTCGGCCAGGTCCCGCAGGCGGTCAACGTACTCGCCGCCCAACGGGATCAGATCGCGAAGCTGATGTCGCAGACCACCCGCCTGACGACCAACGTCGCGGCGATCACGCGTGGTCGGCAGGAGACGCTCAACCACCTGGTCGGCGACGCCGAGCAGATGGTGAAGTCGTTGTCCGCGTTCAACACCGAGGTCGGCTCGACCCTGGACAACATGAACGCGTTCATGAAGAACTTCGACCGCGCCATCCGCGGCGACTACCTCGTCTTCGACGGTTCCCTCGACATCCCGGGCGGCATCGACAAGATCCTCACCGGCGGCCTCCTGCTCGCCGGCGGCCCCCTGCCGACGCCGGACGACCTGCGCAACGTGCTGTCCGGCGGTCTCGCGAACACGAAGCCGAAGAAGACAACACCGACGAAGACGACCACTCCGACGCCCAGCCCACCCGCAGGAGCCCCGCGATGACCACCAAGGCGAAGACCCGGCGCCTTCGGATGCCCCGCGTTCGGATGCCACAGGCACGCACCGGGATGCTGCAGTTCCTGATCTTCCTCGTCCTGTCGGCGATCGTGATCCCCTACGGCATCAACTTCATCGCCGGGCCCGAGGGTTTCGGCGACAAGATCGTGCTGAAGGCCCGCATGGACGACGCGTTCGGGCTCGGTTCCGGGACCGGCGTCACGCTCCGGGGCGTCGACGTCGGCACCGTTCGATCCGTCGAGCTCGACCCGGCCGGCGGCGCCGCGGAGATCGAACTGGTCGTGCGCGGCGACACCCGCATCCCTGCCGACTCCTACATGCAGGTCACGATGGCCTCGATGGCCGGCATCCAGAGCGTCGACATCATCTCGCCCGACGCCGACGCCCCGTATCTGGAGTCCGGCGACACCCTCGCCGCGCCGGCCGACAGGCAGCCCAAGCAGATGGACGCCATCATCGGCGACGCCGCGTCGGTGCTGCGCAGCATCGGCAGCGGCAATCTCTCCACGCTGGGCAACGAGTTCTACGCGGCCTTCGACCACGACGAGAAGGCGCTCGCCAAGATCGTGTCGAACGGGACCGCGCTCGCCGGACTCGTCAACCGCAACGCGCCGATCCTCCAGGGACTCTTCGACGAATGGCTGCAGGTGCTGTCCGCGATGAGCAACACCACCACCGCCTTCGAGGCCGGGATGCGCAGCGCGGCGACGTTCACCGATCAGCTCGACGCCAACCAGCCGGTGTTCGTCTACCTGCTCGACAAGTCACCCGAGTCCCTGACCCGCACCCAGGCGCTGTTCGACAGGTACCGCGGCACATTCGGCGGTGTGATGGCGAATCTCGCAGTGGTGGAACCGATCATCTCCGACCGTGACCAGTCACTCGCCGTCGGCCTGGAAACGATCCCCCAGGGTCTGCTGGACCTGCGTTCGATCGTGAAGAACGGGCGCGCCGACTTCGCGCTCATCGGTACCCAGGGACCGGTCTGCATGTTCTACGACCAGCCCCGCTATCCGGTCGGCGACCTGCACACCCCGGCCCCGAATCTCGCGCGCTTCTGCCCGGCGGGCAACGGTTACGAACAGCGCGGCGCGGTGAACGCCCCACGACCGAACGACCTGGGCACGAGCACCTGGAAATCCCCCGGCGGTGTCTCCGGACCACCCGCCGTCGCCGATCCACTACTCATCCCGCACGGCGTGGAGCTGTTGCAGTGGTGGCAAGAACTTCTGGAAAGGGCACGAAATGGCAACTGACACAACCACTCGCAACTCCGACGAGGATGTCGAGGAGACCGGAACCGCCGCCGGGGACACCACGTCGCGCGCGACGAAGTCCGCCTCCCGGACCGCTCCCCTGCGCCGGAAGCCGCGGAAGCGGGCCGTCTCGACCACCGGCGTCCTCGCCACGTTGCTCGTGGTCGCCGCGGCACTCGCGGGTTTCTTCGGATACCAGTACGCCACAACCGATTCCCCGGCCACCTCGACCGAGGCGAGCACGGCGGCGATCGACGTCGCGAAGGACTACGCGATCAAGCTGTCGAGCTTCGACTATCGCGATCTGAACAAGAACCGGGACGCGATCGCCGCGATGTCCACCGACGACTTCGCGGCGAAGTACAGCGAGATGGTCACCGCCCTCAGCCAGATCGTCACCGACGGCAAGGGCGAGGCCACCGCGGAGGTCTCGCATGCGGCCGTCGAGAAGATCGACGGCTCCTCCGCGACGGTGATCCTGTTCGTCGACCAGAAGGCGCGCAACGTCGTCTCCCCGGACGGCAAGACCCAGCCGTACCGGATGGTCGTGACGCTCGAGCGGTCCGGCGACCGCTGGCTGGTCGACAACGTCGAAACCAAGTGAACCCACACCGATCCGAGGAGTGACTGCCATGGCCGCGAGCTACCTACCGTCGATCGAGGACACCGAGCCGGAACTGACGACCCGGCACACCCGCATCCAGATCACCACGCGCAAGCGGCGGGTCACCAGCCTGCGCAAACCCGCTCGCATCCAGGAGGCCATCGACTTCTGGTCCTTCGCCGGCGGCGCCGCGAACGTCGTCATGCAACTGGGTTGGCCGGAGGTCGCCTACGGCGTCATGGAGAGCAAGGTCGAATCGGGCGCGCTGACCAAGCATCCGTGGAAGCGGGCCCGCACGACCGGCCAGTACCTCGCGGTCGCGATCCTCGGCACCGACGAGGAGAAGGCCGCCTTCCGCGAGGCCGTCAACTCGGCTCACCGTCACGTCAAGTCCGATGCGAACAGCCCGGTCAAGTACAACGCCTTCAACCGGGAACTCCAGATGTGGGTCGCCGCATGCCTGTTCGTCGGCATCGAGGACATGCACCTGCTGTTGCACGGCGTCATGACCGACGAGGAGGCCGAGGAGTTCTACCAGTCCTCCAAGACCCTGGGCACCACGCTCCAGGTGCCCGACGAGATGTGGCCGGCAACGCGCAAGGACTTCGACCGGTACTGGAACCTCGGGTGCCAGCGCATCGTCATCGACGACACCACCTGTGACTTCCTCAACGACCTCGTCGACCTCAAGATGATCAACCCGCTGATCCGGCTGCCGTTCGTGAATCTCCTGCGGTTCCTCACCATCGGCTCGCTGCCCCGATCTACCGTGACCAGCTCGGGCTGGAATGGACCGAGGAAGACCGCCGTCGCTTCCAGCATCTGTTCACCTTCGTGTCGGTGGTCAACAAGTTCCTGCCCAAGTCGATCCGGTTCGGTGGCAGTCGCATGCTGATGCGCGACCTGCGACGCCGGATGAAGCACGACAAGGCGATCATCTGAACTCGCGGCGTTCCCGGCCGAACCTGGCGCGGATCCTCGACGAGCCGGTGATCTACCTGATGTGGCCACGCGCTGCGCTGATGCAGCTCACCCATTCCGGAGTGGCGCCGACCGAGGTCGAGAGCGGGGTGTACGGCGTACGCGGGGCCGGGCGCTGGGCGGGGACGGTGAACTACCTGCGGATCGCCGTCGCCGGTGACGAGGACAGCGTCCGCGACCTCGTCCGGGAGGTGAACAAGGTGCGTCCCGACGACTGGCCCGAGGATCTCGTGACCCTGCGCAGGTACCTCGACTACGTCGAAGGCGACTATCCGGCGGCCCTGCCGCGCTCGACGTCGGACGATCCCGAGCACGTCACCGCAGGCGACGTGGCCGCACAGGTCTTCGCCCCGTACTCGATGCCATGGCGATACGTACGCCACGTCCCGCGCCTGCGGCTCCTCACGTGGGGAATGGCCGGTGAGCGGTTAAGGTCGGTCTACGGAGTCGACTGGTCAATCGACCAAGAGCGCCGCCACCTGCGGGCGGTGCGCACGGTCAGACGTTGGCAGAGTCTCTGTCCGGGGCCGCTTCGGCGCCGGCACGGCAGACGACAACGCGAGCGTCACGCAGCCCGACTCAGACAGACCGCGGTGACACACCCCCACACCAACGGACGGAACAACCGATGACCCCTGGACCCCTGCACAGGACTCAGCTGGCCGTCGAGGTTGCCGACTATCTGCGCACCCGGATCATGACCGGCGTCCTGCGCCCGGGCGAGTTCGTCCGGCTCGACGAGACCGCGTCGGCGCTGGGCTGCAGCGTCACCCCCGTCCGCGAGGCACTGGCGACACTCCGCGGCGAAGGACTCGTCAAGCAGGCGCTGCACCGGGGTTTCATCGTGGAGACGCTCACCCGCGGCGACATCGTCGACATCTTCTGGATGCAGGCCGAACTGTCCGCGCGTCTGGCCAGTCATGCCGCCGAGAACCCCGATCTCGAGGTGCAGCTCGACGAGTTGGCCGCTCTCGTCGACGACCTCGAGGCGGCGGTCGAGTCGGGCCGTGCCGACCACGTGCTGTCGGCGGAGTTCGCCTTCCACCGTAAGGTTCACCTGATGGCCGAGAGCAAGAAGCTGGCCTGGTTCCAGTTCTCGGCGAGCAAATACAACCCCCTGCAGCTCTATTCGAACGACGCCGAGTGGGGCCGGGAGGCCGCGACCAGCCATCGTCGACTGATCGAGCTGTTGCGCAGGGGCGACACCGCGGGCATCAAGTCCGAGATCGTCTCCGCCTTCGACGACGCGCGCGACCGCCTGATCGCCCAGCTGGAATCGATCGGCTTCTGGGACGAGCAATCACCCGAGACAGAAGCCCACACCGCCAGCACCGCGTAACGCGCCTGATCCCGCTTCGTCGCGCCTTACCCGACTCGGACGGGTAGCGTTGCGAATCGTGTTGGGATTGCCAGAAGTGATCTCTGTCGCGCTCTTCGATCTCGACGGGGTCCTCACCGAGACCGCGGTACTCCACCGCAAAGCATGGAAGAAGACCTTCGACGCCTTCCTCGCCGAACGCGCGGGCGGCGTCGATGCGCCCGGCTTCGTGGAGTTCACCGACCAGGACTACCTCGACTACGTCGACGGACGTCCCCGTGAGGACGGCGTGCGCGCCTTCCTGGCGTCGCGCGGGATCACCGATGTCGACCCCGCGACCGTGACCGCGATCGGCAACGGCAAGAACGACATGTTCCTCGTCAGCCTCGCCGAGGACGGTGGCCATGCCTACCCCGGTTCGGTGCGGTACCTCAACGCGGCACGTGAGGCGGGCCTCCGCATCGCGGTCGTGACGTCGTCGAAGAATGGAGGACCAGTGCTCGATGCAGCCGACCTGTCGGGATTCGTCGAGGTTCGCGTCGACGGTCTGGAGATCGCCGCGCGGGGCCTCAACGGCAAACCCGCTCCCGACTCGTACCTCCTGGGAGCCGAACTGATGGGCGTCGAGCCGTCCGCGGCCGCGGTCTTCGAGGACGCCATCTCCGGCGTACAGGCCGGTAGCGCAGGTGAGTTCGGCTATGTGGTCGGCATCGACCGGGTCGGCGGCAACCAGGCCGAGGCGATGCGCGCCGCGGGCGCCGACATCGTCGTCAACGACCTCGACGAATTGCTGCCCGCATGAGCCAGGAACAGGGACACGGGTTCGAGGTCCACCCGTGGCAGCTGAAGTGGAGCGGCGGAGTCGACCTCGACATGCTCGGCCGCACCGAGACGCTGTTCGCGTTGTCGAACGGGCACATCGGTTTACGCGGCACCTTCGAGGAGGGTGAACCGGTCGACCACCCGGGCACCTACCTGAACGGCTTCTACGAGCTGCGTGGCCTGCCCTACGCGGAGAGCGGCTACGGCTACCCGGAATCGGGCCAGACCGTCGTGAACGTGACCGACGGCAAGGTCATCCGCCTGCTGGTCGAGGACGAGCCGATGGATCTTCGGTACGGCCGTACCGAAGAACACGAACGGACCCTCGACTTCCGCACAGGCACGCTGCGTCGGCACACCCTGTGGACGTCGCCGACCGGCCGCACCGTGCGCATCAAGTCCGAGCGGCTCGTCTCGTTCACCAAGCGCACCATCGCGGCCATCCGCTACGAGGTGGAGCCCGTCGACGAGGACATGAAGCTCGTCCTCCAGTCCGACCTCCTGGCCAACGAGCCGGTTCCGGCGCCGGGTAACGACCCGCGTCTCGCGGCCGCGCTCGACGCCCCGCTGGTGTCCGATCTCGCGACCTGCCGCAACTACTGGGGCATGCTGGTCCACCACACCAAGCAGTCCGGTCTGCACATCGCGGCCGGCATGGACCACGAGATCTATTTCCCGGACAAGGCCGACACCTTCATCCGCGCCGACGGCGACCTCGCGCGCCTCACCATCGCGGCGAACGTGCCGAAGGGCAAGAGCCTGACCCTCACCAAGTACATCGGGTACGGCTGGTCGGCCCGGCGTTCGGTCCCGGCGCTGCGTGCGCAGGTCGACGCCGCGCTGGCCATGGCGATGGAGACCGGCTGGGACTCCCTCAAGGCCGACCAGGTCCGCTACCTCGAGGATTTCTGGCGCGACGCCGACATCGAACTCGACGGCGACCCGGAACTGCAGCAGGCGGTCCGGTTCGCGCTGTTCCACGTGCTGCAGGCCGGAGCCCGCGGACAGTCGCGCGCGATCCCGGCGAAGGGACTCACCGGTCCCGGCTATGACGGCCACACCTTCTGGGACACCGAGAGTTTCATCCTCCCGATGCTCACCTACACGGTGCCCGCGGCGGCCGGTGAGGAACTCCGCTGGCGGCACGCCACCATGGACAAGGCGAAGGCCCGCGCCGCCGAACTCGGTCAGCGCGGTGCGATGTTCCCGTGGCGGTCGATCAACGGCGACGAGTGTTCCGGCTACTGGCCCGCGGGTACGGCCGGTGTGCACGTGTCGGCGGACATCGCCAACGCCACCG harbors:
- a CDS encoding oxygenase MpaB family protein — translated: MWPRAALMQLTHSGVAPTEVESGVYGVRGAGRWAGTVNYLRIAVAGDEDSVRDLVREVNKVRPDDWPEDLVTLRRYLDYVEGDYPAALPRSTSDDPEHVTAGDVAAQVFAPYSMPWRYVRHVPRLRLLTWGMAGERLRSVYGVDWSIDQERRHLRAVRTVRRWQSLCPGPLRRRHGRRQRERHAARLRQTAVTHPHTNGRNNR
- a CDS encoding beta-phosphoglucomutase family hydrolase encodes the protein MLGLPEVISVALFDLDGVLTETAVLHRKAWKKTFDAFLAERAGGVDAPGFVEFTDQDYLDYVDGRPREDGVRAFLASRGITDVDPATVTAIGNGKNDMFLVSLAEDGGHAYPGSVRYLNAAREAGLRIAVVTSSKNGGPVLDAADLSGFVEVRVDGLEIAARGLNGKPAPDSYLLGAELMGVEPSAAAVFEDAISGVQAGSAGEFGYVVGIDRVGGNQAEAMRAAGADIVVNDLDELLPA
- a CDS encoding MCE family protein, which codes for MTVRANRTRIATAAIAATVGLSGCSVGLQDLPLGAGGRNAFDVTAELVTADGLVSGADVRHGQQIVGRVTDMRLEERHAEITMTIADGTDLPANTTLNVELPSALGTPFVRLSEPEEPEGRLTEGSHLDLSDTGVGPQIESTLAALGNILGGSGVSQLQSVMSSLNTAFENRSDKVGDLIDTLNRLLARSSKYTDDFNAAMAEAADVSELLVAQQQTVDDFLGQVPQAVNVLAAQRDQIAKLMSQTTRLTTNVAAITRGRQETLNHLVGDAEQMVKSLSAFNTEVGSTLDNMNAFMKNFDRAIRGDYLVFDGSLDIPGGIDKILTGGLLLAGGPLPTPDDLRNVLSGGLANTKPKKTTPTKTTTPTPSPPAGAPR
- a CDS encoding GntR family transcriptional regulator — its product is MTPGPLHRTQLAVEVADYLRTRIMTGVLRPGEFVRLDETASALGCSVTPVREALATLRGEGLVKQALHRGFIVETLTRGDIVDIFWMQAELSARLASHAAENPDLEVQLDELAALVDDLEAAVESGRADHVLSAEFAFHRKVHLMAESKKLAWFQFSASKYNPLQLYSNDAEWGREAATSHRRLIELLRRGDTAGIKSEIVSAFDDARDRLIAQLESIGFWDEQSPETEAHTASTA
- a CDS encoding glycoside hydrolase family 65 protein, which translates into the protein MSQEQGHGFEVHPWQLKWSGGVDLDMLGRTETLFALSNGHIGLRGTFEEGEPVDHPGTYLNGFYELRGLPYAESGYGYPESGQTVVNVTDGKVIRLLVEDEPMDLRYGRTEEHERTLDFRTGTLRRHTLWTSPTGRTVRIKSERLVSFTKRTIAAIRYEVEPVDEDMKLVLQSDLLANEPVPAPGNDPRLAAALDAPLVSDLATCRNYWGMLVHHTKQSGLHIAAGMDHEIYFPDKADTFIRADGDLARLTIAANVPKGKSLTLTKYIGYGWSARRSVPALRAQVDAALAMAMETGWDSLKADQVRYLEDFWRDADIELDGDPELQQAVRFALFHVLQAGARGQSRAIPAKGLTGPGYDGHTFWDTESFILPMLTYTVPAAAGEELRWRHATMDKAKARAAELGQRGAMFPWRSINGDECSGYWPAGTAGVHVSADIANATARYLRATDDEQFETECGVELLVETARLFAGLGHHDVNGKFRIDGVTGPDEYTAVVNNNTFTNLAAQQNLRDAVAAVHRRPDLAEQFGVTTAEAAHWESCADDMSIPYDDALGVHQQCESFTLLGAWDFESSVGRYPLLLNYPYYDLYRKQVVKQADLVFATYLFGDSFTADQKLRNFDYYYPITVRDSSLSACCEAVTAAEVGYLDLAYDLLAESVFTDLHDLHNNVNSGLHIAALAGAWTDCVAGFGGMRDFGGQITFAPRLPSRLTYMSFRMIVRESKFVVAVDKEHATYRLLSGPPIDLAHHGEKFTLTSAPMSMKIPDLEYREPPKAPPGCEPYRREI
- a CDS encoding MlaD family protein, whose protein sequence is MTTKAKTRRLRMPRVRMPQARTGMLQFLIFLVLSAIVIPYGINFIAGPEGFGDKIVLKARMDDAFGLGSGTGVTLRGVDVGTVRSVELDPAGGAAEIELVVRGDTRIPADSYMQVTMASMAGIQSVDIISPDADAPYLESGDTLAAPADRQPKQMDAIIGDAASVLRSIGSGNLSTLGNEFYAAFDHDEKALAKIVSNGTALAGLVNRNAPILQGLFDEWLQVLSAMSNTTTAFEAGMRSAATFTDQLDANQPVFVYLLDKSPESLTRTQALFDRYRGTFGGVMANLAVVEPIISDRDQSLAVGLETIPQGLLDLRSIVKNGRADFALIGTQGPVCMFYDQPRYPVGDLHTPAPNLARFCPAGNGYEQRGAVNAPRPNDLGTSTWKSPGGVSGPPAVADPLLIPHGVELLQWWQELLERARNGN